ACATCTCGGCGGCGGCCCGGGGGTCGGGCACGGTCAGGCGGCCCAGGCGGTCCTGCTCGGCCAGCCAGACGCCGATGCGGCGCACGCTCTCGCCCGGTCCGGCCTCATAGATGATGCGCGCCAGGTCGGGCGCCTCGGGCGAGACCAGGGCCACGCCGCGCAGGGAGGCGCCCTTGTCGTCCAGGCAGATGCGGCGGATCAGGGTCTCGGCGATGGCGGCCAGGACGTCCTCGGCCGCGGCGCCGGACTGCAGCGGGGCGGTCACGGCGTCCGAGCGCTGGGCCGCCAGGGCCCGGCCGATGTCGAGCTTGGTGGGATAGCGGTTGTAGAGGGTCTGTTTCGACACCCCGGCGCGGCGGGCGATCTCGGCCATGGAGGTCCGGGCGCCCTTCTCCCTGAACAGCTCGGCCGCGGCGCGCAGGATGGCGCGGCTCTTCTGCTCGTCGACCTGGCCGAGGGCGCGCGGCATCAGTGGACCTCCGAGGCGGCCGAGGCGGCGGGCTTCACCGGCTGCGACAGCAGGGTCAGGAAGGCGGCGCAGGCGCAGCCGACCGCCAGCAGGGCGAAGGCGTCGCCGAAGGCCAGGGTCGTGGCCTGACGCTGCAGCAGGCCGTAGATCGCCTTCATCGCCGCGGCGTGCGGGTCGATCGAGCCCGAGAAGCGTTCGGCCAGGCCGGCGATCATCCCTTTCACCCCGGCGTTGGTCTGGTCGATGGCGCTGGTCAGCTCGACCATGTGCAGGGCGGTGTTCTGGGTCAGGGAGGTGTTGAGGATGGCCAGGCCGAAGGCGCCGCCGACGTTGCGCGCCAGGTTCACCAGGCCCGAGGCGTTCTTGACCATGTGCGGCGGCAGGGTGGCCATGGTCACCTGCTGCGAGGCGATCATGGCGATCATGACGCCGACCCCGCGCATGGCCTGGATGCCGGCGAACTCCCAGAAGCCCCACTGGTCGGTCACGGCGTGGGCGTCCCACATGCCCCAGGCCGCCAGCATGAAGCCGACGAACATGAGGATGCGGGCGTCGACCTTGCGCACCAGCCGCCCGGCGAGAGGGCCGGTGGCGAACATGGCGAGCCCCGAGACCACCATGGTGGTGCCGACCTCGGCCGCCGAATACTCGCGCACCCGGCCCAGGAACAGCGGGAGCAGGAAGGTGCCGCCGAACAGGGCCGCTCCGACGATGAAGGTCATCAGCACCCCGACCACGAAGTTGCGGTTGCCGAAGGCGCGCAGCTCGACGATCGGATTGCGGTAGCGCAGCGAGCGCCAGACGAAGGCCGGGCCGCAGACGGCGGCGACGACGCCGAGCAGCAGGATCTTGTCGTCGGCGAACCAGTCCTCCTTGGCCCCTTCCTCGAGGACGAACTGCAGGCTCATCAGGAAGGCGGCCATCAGGCCCAGGCCCCACCAGTCGAACCCCTTGGCCAGGCGCGGGTCGCCCTTGTCGAAATGGGCGTAGCGCCCGACCAGGAACAGGACGACGACGCCCGGAAACACGTTGATGAAGAACAGCCAGCGCCAGCTGAGCCATTCCGTCAGGTGGCCGCCCAGGGTCGGGCCGACCGTCGGGGCCAGGGTCACGATCAGCCCCATGATGACGCTGGCCGTCACCCGCCGCTCGGGCGGGAAGGCGGTGAAGGCGACGGCGAAGACCGTCGGGATCATGGCCCCGCCGACGAAGCCCTGCAGGGCGCGGAAGAAGATCATCATCTCGATCGACGACGACAGGCCGACCAGGACGCTCATCACCAGGAAGCCGAGGCAGGAGGCCAGGAAGACCTTCTGCGTGCCCCACAGCCGCGACAGGTATCCCGACAGGGGGATCATCACGACCTCGGGGATCAGATAGGCGGTCTGGATCCAGCTGATCTCGTCGGCCGAGGCGCCGATCCCGGCCTGGATCTGCGGCAGGGAGGCGGCGACGATCTGGATGTCGAGGATGGCCATGAACTGGCCGATCACCATGCCGGCGAAGCCGAGCAGCAGGACGGCCCAGT
The nucleotide sequence above comes from Brevundimonas naejangsanensis. Encoded proteins:
- a CDS encoding TetR/AcrR family transcriptional regulator, coding for MPRALGQVDEQKSRAILRAAAELFREKGARTSMAEIARRAGVSKQTLYNRYPTKLDIGRALAAQRSDAVTAPLQSGAAAEDVLAAIAETLIRRICLDDKGASLRGVALVSPEAPDLARIIYEAGPGESVRRIGVWLAEQDRLGRLTVPDPRAAAEMFAGMALGHGHLRSVLGLPHPAVDDVPARAREVARRFVRAFAPD
- a CDS encoding DHA2 family efflux MFS transporter permease subunit → MTEAAAPTTPTAAEGAPPAPPEINWAVLLLGFAGMVIGQFMAILDIQIVAASLPQIQAGIGASADEISWIQTAYLIPEVVMIPLSGYLSRLWGTQKVFLASCLGFLVMSVLVGLSSSIEMMIFFRALQGFVGGAMIPTVFAVAFTAFPPERRVTASVIMGLIVTLAPTVGPTLGGHLTEWLSWRWLFFINVFPGVVVLFLVGRYAHFDKGDPRLAKGFDWWGLGLMAAFLMSLQFVLEEGAKEDWFADDKILLLGVVAAVCGPAFVWRSLRYRNPIVELRAFGNRNFVVGVLMTFIVGAALFGGTFLLPLFLGRVREYSAAEVGTTMVVSGLAMFATGPLAGRLVRKVDARILMFVGFMLAAWGMWDAHAVTDQWGFWEFAGIQAMRGVGVMIAMIASQQVTMATLPPHMVKNASGLVNLARNVGGAFGLAILNTSLTQNTALHMVELTSAIDQTNAGVKGMIAGLAERFSGSIDPHAAAMKAIYGLLQRQATTLAFGDAFALLAVGCACAAFLTLLSQPVKPAASAASEVH